A window of the Diabrotica undecimpunctata isolate CICGRU chromosome 1, icDiaUnde3, whole genome shotgun sequence genome harbors these coding sequences:
- the LOC140432673 gene encoding uncharacterized protein — protein sequence MFTAKKIIRYSNKTVGYSKMTCFMLLLCCTSICTGLVHRRPRPGASWNGHEFHTYPHPAQQLVVPRSIMVDVVNDLGLKLLAIHNENNEDNIAISPYGAVSILVALGEGLQGEAVRELQQAAHIPNDISIIRVGLRDIHRHLKSYFIPKEGFLAGLTLNHENVTLRPSYVDTLKYYGFDITSFNSGLYPPPPTTERPSLTTTDTPGREMTMEMTLPTSTTERQSKLDTTVVTASVTVEGTVTTAQPTTTLTSEETTTAITTIIPITLTEISTTILPTERTTTITTLQPTTIPNSDTTTLKIITTEVPATNTTFVTTEVSMSTTEELTKTTREIKDGSITPSITTEEIYTTLATSPASTAQETTTVTSINIDTTTKMSTEPVETTVGEITTTGINTENVPMEISSTIESTTQAHTTVTTPIITTTESAIPETTSKIPDTTIITATKPIEIETETTTESIMLETTLVTLPSEISTELESFSQSTPIEVSKEVESFPQTTTTEILKEVELFPETTTTETTDGLMVETTTEPSLSKETSTEASNVAEMFTQAKTTTTITESVTFESTFVPTETSTIAETSTQNELTETTTETPAREVQPEILTVTEAVDSKTEISTETGAVPETTTLLSYPYPDASTPEIETSKEVHGNEVFTSDAPTLTAKRKRSKNNFMRLNIYKHRPRSTYTSDYNEYISGKHRKLVSGVEDSKRDLVRKTRSVIDYVIARYYDDYHSSNHHHLEPYVPQMRPSFLIQGKYRENQIEFMKYDTVLPFFYVSHLKALALSFPLDSPKYYLLILLPVQENGVDRLICELRLNGSLKYIIDN from the exons atTCACAATGAAAACAACGAAGATAATATAGCCATATCGCCCTATGGGGCTGTTAGTATTCTTGTAGCTTTAGGAGAAGGTCTTCAGGGTGAAGCCGTACGTGAACTGCAACAAGCTGCTCATATTCCCAACGACATATCCATTATAAGAGTTGGTTTGCGAGATATTCATCGACATTTAAag AGTTACTTTATCCCAAAAGAAGGTTTTCTAGCAGGATTAACCTTAAACCATGAGAACGTTACTTTAAGACCATCCTATGTCGACACTTTAAAGTATTATGGTTTTGACATTACGTCTTTTAACAGTGGGTTGTATCCCCCTCCACCAACAACAGAGCGACCATCTCTAACAACTACAGACACACCTGGAAGGGAAATGACCATGGAAATGACGTTACCTACAAGTACTACAGAACGACAATCTAAGTTAGATACAACAGTAGTTACAGCATCTGTGACTGTCGAAGGTACGGTTACAACTGCACAACCAACCACTACTTTAACTTCAGAAGAAACCACAACTGCAATTACTACAATTATTCCTATAACATTAACGGAAATAAGTACTACTATATTACCCACAGAACGTACTACCACTATTACAACTTTACAACCAACTACCATACCAAATTCAGATACTACCACACTTAAAATAATTACCACAGAGGTACCTGCAACTAATACTACATTTGTGACTACAGAAGTAAGTATGAGTACTACAGAAGAACTTACAAAAACTACTAGGGAAATAAAAGATGGTAGCATCACACCTAGTATCACAACTGAAGAAATTTATACAACACTTGCAACTTCTCCTGCAAGTACGGCACAGGAAACAACAACAGTTACCAGTATAAATATAGATACCACAACAAAGATGAGTACAGAACCTGTCGAAACAACTGTGGGAGAGATTACAACCACAGGAATTAATACAGAAAACGTACCAATGGAAATTTCGTCAACCATTG aaTCTACTACTCAAGCACACACCACAGTAACAACTCCTATAATAACTACAACAGAAAGTGCCATTCCAGAAACTACTTCCAAGATACCTGATACAACAATAATTACCGCTACGAAACCGATAGAAATTGAAACAGAAACAACAACAGAAAGTATTATGTTGGAAACCACACTAGTTACTTTACCCTCTGAAATATCAACAGAACTTGAATCATTCTCACAATCTACACCTATAGAAGTATCAAAAGAAGTTGAATCATTTCCTCAAACTACAACTACAGAAATATTAAAAGAAGTTGAGTTATTTCCCGAAACTACAACTACAGAAACAACAGATGGTTTAATGGTAGAAACTACAACAGAACCAAGTTTATCTAAAGAAACGTCCACTGAAGCTTCAAATGTAGCTGAAATGTTCACACAAGCTAAAACTACAACAACAATAACCGAATCTGTAACATTTGAAAGTACGTTCGTACCAACTGAAACTTCAACAATAGCTGAGACATCCACACAAAATGAACTTACAGAAACAACAACGGAAACACCAGCTAGAGAAGTTCAACCTGAAATATTAACAGTCACTGAAGCAGTAGATAGTAAAACAGAAATATCTACAGAAACTGGAGCTGTTCCAGAAACGACAACTTTATTGTCATATCCCTACCCGGATGCATCAACACCAGAGATCGAAACGTCTAAAGAAGTTCATGGAAATGAGGTTTTCACTAGTGATGCACCAACTTTGACTGCTAAACGAAAACGATCAAAAAATAACTTTATGagattaaatatttacaaacacaGGCCCAGATCTACTTACACATCGGATTATAATGAGTACATTTCCGGAAAACATCGAAAATTAGTCAGTGGAGTAGAAGATTCAAAAAGAGATCTAGTAAGAAAAACGAGATCCGTAATAGATTACGTAATCGCTAGATACTACGATGATTATCACTCGAGCAACCATCATCATTTGGAACCCTATGTACCTCAAATGAGACCCAGCTTCTTAATACAGGGAAAGTATCGAGAAAACCAAATTGAGTTCATGAAGTACGATACAGTATTACCATTTTTCTACGTATCTCATCTAAAGGCTCTAGCTTTAAGCTTTCCACTGGACAgtccaaaatattatttactcATACTGCTACCTGTGCAAGAAAATGGTGTTGATAGGCTTATTTGTGAATTGAGATTGAATGGAAGTTTAAAGTACATCATAGACAATTGA